One Aphidius gifuensis isolate YNYX2018 linkage group LG5, ASM1490517v1, whole genome shotgun sequence genomic region harbors:
- the LOC122857765 gene encoding CD109 antigen → MLLFTIIVLLASAATCQRYDGSDTLGSTKAPWNYYEDRDQNPVNIPDSTNNVIFKEASYFVVASRLCRPGQVYRVAVDVYRSEIPMMVRASIQRNGVEIAADHKEVKQNIPENLLLRMPATAINDNYKLRVQGLYNDLTGGQAFYNETDLVFSQRSMTIFIQLDKPVYMQGQTVRFRAIPINTELKAFNDPIDVFMLDPSRRIMRRWLSRQSNLGTVSLSYQLSDQPVFGNWIIQVIAQGQVEEKTFLIEEYYQTRFEVNVTMPAFFFDTDEYIHGIVQANYTSGAPVNGNLTLKASLRSISKDRMISSSALVEDRYFSFNEYYPSWFKSADQYEDNYTPVLRFFNGTYRFQYRMEELRSFFGTLSDIEVKIIATVGDRFLDEVIVGHSTARIYNSTVRINFFGGSPQVFKPSMPFAFNLVASFHDGSVLRPSQLQDSQMTIHADIHSRSSGERRIDTKILRPSPDNPSIWSFMLNLRTELNLEENPQRNQQILNDITSMKIYATFLDGEGHHAQSELLLLAHESPNHKQIKISTSSKHPEVGEYLVLHVQTNFYIETFNYIVMSKGMIVLSGQDIMQPDIRTFSIPLSPEMAPVATAVVYHVGRYGDVVADSLTIPVNGISRNNFTVFINNKKGRTGEKVEVAIYGEPGAYVALSGVDRAFYSMQAGNELTYANVIKKMAYFGEETNGTHSHSWLFHGGDPDEVVYFPSSTFGIDVNRTFEYIGLVVFTDAYIHRKPDYCNKTLGFRECLTGRCYTVKQTCDGHLDCEDGTDEAQCNSMNATDLSYFRTNRFNRIQRLYENVWLWKDINIGPHGRQIFNIDVPRRPVHWMVTAFSMSPSRGFGMLPKALEYTGVLPFFINVEMPTTCHQGEQVGIRVSVFNYMKYNIEATVVLTSSKDYKFVHVEKNGIVQSYNPRTSFGEHQFFIFIYAQDAEVVYLPIVPQRLGDIQVQIYATTILGRDTVTRNLHVIPDGLPQYRHQSVILDLTNKGYVFQYMHVNITETPIIPYSEDRYYVFGSNKATISLVGDVVGPIFPTMPVNATSLMGLPMDCAEQNMFSFAANMYTTLHMRQVNQRNRAVEKDSFYHMNVGYQRQLSFMNLDGSFSLFRSDWNQSSPSVWLTAYCARIFQEASFYEWENYLYIDPDVIARAVSWILMHQTKEGEFYEVTTFSDRKINSLRNFEVNSFQQKNISLTAHVLITLETVKDLTGGLGSRVALQAANAVKFLEKNLKAIEERGTPYEIAIVAYALTIAQSPAAEQAYTILSMSARSEGDLTYWGRVQVPLPPYKIENNKPFLLPRLPYIYDSENIETTAYALLVYVEHQAAGMEAIVKWLNSQRLTDGGWASTQDTAWAMKSLMEYTTRSRIRDVSSLVVTVEATSLPGQTKTFIVNDKNIAKLQSIEIPEAWGTVKVQAKGAGYAILQMTVQYNVDIKKFQTEPPVPSFDLVVRPNFYGRNQSHINYLSCQRWINTNESSRSGMAILDVTIPTGYIIQQQTLDRYIRSKAVKNLQKARFQEKKVLFYFDYLDNEETCINFTIERWYPVANMSRYLAVRVYDYYAPERYNETIFNSLSTYVLNICEVCGSSQCPYCSIYNAASLSRISVLSIFIYILSVTSKYFMT, encoded by the exons ATGTTGCTGTTCACGATAATTGTGCTGTTAGCAAGTGCAGCTACTTGTCAGAGGTACGATGGATCTGATACTCTCGGATCAACAAAAGCACCATGGAATTATTATGAAGATAGAGATCAAAATCCTGTTAATATTCCTGATTCGACAAATAATGTTATATTCAAAGAAGC ttCATACTTTGTGGTGGCTTCTCGTCTTTGTCGTCCAGGACAAGTTTACCGTGTTGCAGTAGATGTTTATCGTAGTGAAATTCCCATGATGGTTCGTGCTTCAATTCAACGAAATGGTGTAGAAATTGCAGCTGATCATAAAGaagtaaaacaaaatattccagaaaatttattattgcgaATGCCAGCAACAGCAATCAACGACAACTACAAACTTCGTGTACAAGGTCTTTACAATGATCTCACTGGTGGCCAAGCATTTTACAATGAAACAGATTTAGTATTTAGTCAAAGATCTATGACTATTTTTATTCAGCTTGATAAACCTGTATATATGCAAGGTCAAACAGTTAGATTTCGAGCAATTCCAATAAATACAGAGCTCAAGGCTTTTAATGATCCAATTGATGTTTTTATGTTGGATCCATCACGACGAATAATGCGTCGTTGGTTAAGTCGTCAAAGTAATCTTGGTACTGTTTCTTTGTCTTATCAACTTTCTGATCAGCCAGTATTTGGCAACTGGATCATTCAAGTTATTGCACAAGGtcaagttgaagaaaaaacatttcttATTGAAGAGTATTATCAAACAAGATTTGAAGTAAATGTTACAATGCCAGCATTTTTTTTCGACACCGATGAATATATACATGGAATTGTTCAAGCTAATTACACATCTGGTGCTCCAGTTAATGGAAATTTAACTCTAAAAGCAAGTCTTCGTTCTATATCAAAAGATAGAATGATAAGTTCATCAGCTCTTGTAGAAGATCGTTATTTTAGTTTCAATGAGTATTATCCATCTTGGTTTAAATCTGCAGATCAATATGAAGATAATTATACTCCAGTTTTAAGATTTTTCAATGGAACTTATCGGTTTCAGTATCGAATGGAAGAACTTCGAAGTTTTTTCGGTACACTCAGTGATATTGAGGTGAAAATAATTGCCACTGTTGGTGATAGATTTCTTGATGAAGTCATCGTTGGTCATTCAACTGCaagaatatataattcaactgttagaattaatttctttggtgGTTCTCCTCAAGTTTTTAAACCGTCAATGCCATTTGCTTTTAATCTAGTTGCATCTTTTCATGATGGTTCTGTTCTTAGACCAAGTCAGCTTCAAGATTCACAAATGACTATTCATGCAGATATTCATTCTCGATCAAGTGGAGAAAGAAGAATAGATACTAAAATTTTAAGACCTTCTCCAGATAATCCATCTATTTGGTCGTTTATGTTAAATCTTAGAACTGAATTGAATTTAGAAGAAAATCCTCAACGTAATCAACAAATTCTTAATGATATAacatcaatgaaaatatacgCAACGTTTCTTGATGGTGAAGGTCATCATGCACAATCAGAGTTACTTCTTTTGGCTCATGAATCACCTaatcataaacaaataaaaatttcaacctCATCAAAACATCCTGAAGTCGGTGAATATCTTGTTCTTCATgttcaaacaaatttttacattgaaaCATTTAATTACATTGTCATGTCAAAAGGTATGATTGTCTTGAGTGGACAGGATATAATGCAACCTGATATTCGAACATTTTCAATTCCATTAAGTCCAGAAATGGCACCTGTTGCTACAGCAGTTGTTTATCATGTTGGTAGATATGGTGATGTTGTTGCTGATTCATTGACAATACCAGTTAATGGAATATCacgtaataattttacagtttttataaataataaaaaaggaaGAACAGGTGAAAAAGTTGAAGTTGCAATATACGGTGAGCCAGGTGCTTATGTTGCACTTTCAGGAGTTGATCGTGCATTTTATTCAATGCAAGCTGGTAATGAATTAACATATgcaaatgttattaaaaaaatggcttATTTTGGTGAAGAAACAAATGGAACACATTCACATTCTTGGCTATTTCACGGTGGTGATCCTGATGAAGTTGTTTATTTTCCTTCATCGACATTTGGCATTGATGTCAACAGAACTTTTGAATATATTGGCTTGGTTGTTTTTACTGATGCCTATATTCATCGTAAACCtgattattgtaataaaacaTTAGGATTTAGAGAATGTCTAACAGGAAGATGTTATACAGTCAAACAAACTTGTGATGGACATCTTGATTGTGAAGATGGAACAGATGAAGCTCAGTGTAATTCTATGAATGCCACTGATCTATCGTACTTTAGAACTAATCGATTCAATCGAATTCAGCGATTGTATGAAAATGTGTGGCTGTGGAAAGACATTAATATTGGACCACATGGTCgacaaatatttaacattgatgTTCCAAGACGTCCAGTTCATTGGATGGTTACTGCATTTTCTATGAGTCCATCAAGGGGCTTTGGCATGCTACCAAAAGCACTAGAGTATACTGGAGTATTGCCATTCTTTATTAACGTTGAAATGCCAACCACTTGTCATCAAGGTGAACAAGTTGGTATTCGTGTTTCTGTATTTAATTACATGAAGTATAATATAGAAGCAACAGTTGTTCTAACTAGCTCAAaagattataaatttgtacatgttgaaaaaaatggtATTGTTCAATCATATAATCCTCGTACTTCATTTGGTgaacatcaattttttatttttatttatgcacAAGATGCTGAAGTTGTTTATCTTCCAATTGTACCACAGAGACTTGGTGATATTCAGGTACAAATTTACGCAACAACTATTTTAGGAAGAGACACAGTCACGAGAAATCTTCATGTTATACCTGATGGACTTCCACAGTATCGTCATCAATCAGTTATATTGGATTTGACTAATAAGGGATACGTTTTCCAGTATATGCATGTCAACATAACAGAAACACCAATTATTCCTTATTCAGAAGATCGTTACTATGTTTTTGGTTCAAATAAAGCAACAATATCACTTGTTGGAGACGTTGTTGGTCCAATATTTCCAACAATGCCTGTTAATGCAACAAGTTTAATGGGTCTACCAATGGATTGTGCTGAGCAAAATATGTTTAGCTTTGCTGCCAATATGTACACAACACTTCACATGCGACAAGTTAATCAGAGAAATCGTGCTGTTGAAAAAGACAGTTTTTATCACATGAATGTTGGCTATCAACGTCAATTGTCATTCATGAATCTTGATGGATCATTTAGTCTATTTAGAAGTGATTGGAATCAATCATCACCAAGTGTCTGGTTAACTGCATACTGTGCTAGAATTTTTCAAGAAGCCAGTTTTTATGAATGGGaaaattatctttatattGATCCAGATGTTATTGCACGAGCTGTATCATGGATTTTGATGCATCAAACAAAAGAAGGAGAATTTTATGAAGTTACTACATTTTctgatagaaaaattaattctttaagAAATTTTGAGGTCAATAGTTTTCAACAGAAAAACATAAGTTTAACTGCACATGTTTTAATAACGTTAGAAACAGTGAAAGATCTTACAGGTGGACTTGGATCACGAGTAGCTCTTCAAGCTGCAAATgctgttaaatttttagaaaaaaatttaaaagcaatTGAAGAAAGAGGAACACCATATGAAATTGCAATTGTTGCTTATGCTTTGACAATTGCACAATCACCTGCAGCTGAACAAGCTTATACAATTCTTTCTATGAGTGCTCGATCAGAGGGAGACTTGACATACTGGGGAAGAGTACAAGTACCTTTGCCACcgtataaaattgaaaataataaaccatTTCTTTTGCCACGATTGCCTTATATTTATGATtcagaaaatattgaaacaacAGCTTATGCATTGTTGGTTTATGTTGAGCATCAAGCAGCTGGAATGGAAGCAATTGTTAAATGGCTAAATTCACAAAGACTCACTGATGGTGGATGGGCGTCGACACAAGACACTGCCTGGGCTATGAAATCATTGATGGAATACACAACTAGATCAAGAATCAGAGATGTTAGTTCACTCGTAGTTACAGTTGAAGCAACTTCATTGCCTGGACaaacaaaaacatttattgtaaatgataaaaacattGCAAAGCTGCAGTCTattgag atacCAGAAGCTTGGGGTACTGTAAAAGTTCAGGCAAAAGGGGCAGGTTATGCAATTCTTCAAATGACTGTTCAATATaatgttgatattaaaaaGTTTCAAACTGAACCACCTGTTCCATCATTTGACTTGGTTGTCAGGCCTAATTTCTATGGCAGGAATCAGTCTCACATCAATTATCTGAGCTGTCAGAG ATGGATCAACACAAATGAATCATCAAGATCAGGAATGGCTATTTTGGATGTTACCATTCCTACTGGTTACATAATCCAGCAGCAGACTTTGGACAGATACATTCGATCAAAAGCagtgaaaaatttacaaaaagcacgcttccaagaaaaaaaagtacttttttactttgattatCTTGACAATGAGGAGACatgtattaattttaccaTTGAGCGTTGGTATCCAGTTGCAAATATGTCAAGATATTTAGCAGTCAGAGTTTATGACTACTATGCGCCTGAAAGATACAATGAAACAATATTCAATTCATTGTCGActtatgttttaaatatttgcgAAGTGTGTGGAAGTTCACAGTGTCCGTATTGTTCAATTTATAACGCGGCGTCATTATCAAGAATCTCAgttctttctatttttatttatatactcaGTGTTACCTCCAAGTATTTCATGACATAG
- the LOC122857766 gene encoding VWFA and cache domain-containing protein 1 — translation MTIITIKLLSILTIFLYIKLTIGINDATVECQIGRSLRKQVKLSPLGGMCMKDIANHLSKALRQLGNNELGLTEYQETLDKFDFTHITNEPDLALNNLASNINKKLQNYINIIEESLTTITPIINDYKNYDKSKGIIDICEMIYVELYAKLSDNKLKNLHIIPLSLKQQMKICGPSETLHNIGLFIPQCNKPKNIIILIDHGSFMTDHDIALVRNTSKAIVNMLSDYDSITIIGLARHAFVHCKSGLIKSIDINKFKLFNCIDNIQRIIPKETFNIDLNELPKNLTDNNFIFHIIISLDDKTNVDKIKNIIEEKNIKVHLRTVLILLDDVNYDLDNHDDSMITIPSKNLLEYDIASLLSTIDCPMINKKNNYYLSDNYYDQFSKTVFLSIQNITDIALISLNIKLDELIQDVRYFNAGPHTRAILFNKKNHVLMHKNFPRIEMLQEQPLKVNLRDIENIDDADIAEMINNNEGNKKLINKLDKKITIKWKHLKYLDLISCIIIDDDADNKTRSVVKNLLPLDNDMYHHRLDLLTNDNKKNLCINHGTIMSPMNSVIYLSPWCFKSTTVGDFETSITLSNYMAYIKDTTELVANPGLSTTVRQEISILSQTMNFFKQRHSESPGNMFFIRRYVTSIENGIIELYPGVSLNSNLDPKRRLWFKKSIEYPGKIILTGPYIDAGGSGYVVTLSQTISEGRRVSLHTNNDPIIAISSIDMTIGYMSRLLNDMLPFCKETTIKCFLMDDRGYLVYHPSLIESGTTKFEQQHITHKELLVANDILNHDMFVEKKICSNNIDGTIKRYYKFNTSIDNVLTNIIHGEHCVKYQLSSVPGTNVFLGIINETCFENAFCPCSTMDRVCLNCKRMEQTECECPCECSLYNDNCEKTMTNYKLEPCQAPYEQGIQLSNSHINNGYTKTIDEQQQSSSFSSTIDTCPKIDCKLFDKEEDCNGIIGCVWCELDTDGETQLNTPVCTDESICYHGVLGSLLPYNDINYNSQSMNDITNNEWSSVGPIAGGILVVILIFGVTLFCYRLHSVQTDLEHQCLHLHGSPDTIRMTHIDNANNGGINGDQELIDNDRSKNNIDNLLLHDNIQPISPYRVTTNYRRPAGGDSDHGYSTMTPHDDTEQQSFAEPLLFVGDNSEPELGKKLIISTPVPTTTCLESPHHVLVPVTVHQNMEPNYC, via the coding sequence ATgacaattataacaataaaattactatcaatattaacaatatttttgtatataaaattaacaataggAATAAATGATGCCACAGTTGAGTGTCAAATTGGTAGATCATTGCGAAAACAGGTTAAACTATCACCACTTGGTGGCATGTGTATGAAAGACATAGCCAATCATTTATCAAAGGCCCTGAGACAACTTGGTAACAATGAACTTGGTCTAACTGAGTATCAAGAAACACTGGACAAATTTGATTTTACACATATCACAAATGAGCCAGATCTAGCATTGAACAACTTAGCTTcaaacataaacaaaaaactacaaaattacataaatatcaTTGAAGAATCATTGACAACAATAACTCCAATAATAAATGACtacaaaaattatgataaatctaAGGGTATCATTGATATTTGTGAAATGATTTACGTTGAGCTTTATGCAAAATTatcagataataaattaaaaaatttacatatcataccattatcattaaaacaacaaatgaaaatatgtgGACCAAGTGAAACACTTCATAATATTGGCTTATTTATACCACAATGTAATAaacctaaaaatataattattttaattgatcatGGTAGTTTTATGACTGATCATGACATTGCACTTGTTCGTAATACATCAAAAGCAATTGTTAATATGTTGAGTGATTATGATTCAATAACAATCATTGGTCTTGCTCGACATGCTTTTGTACATTGTAAAAGTGGCctaataaaatcaatagatatcaataaatttaaattatttaattgtattgataatatacAAAGAATAATTCCAAAAGaaacatttaatattgatttaaatgaattgcctaaaaatttaactgacaataattttatatttcatattataatttcacttgatgataaaacaaatgttgataaaattaaaaatataattgaagagaaaaatattaaagtacATTTACGTACTGTTTTAATATTGCTTGATGATGTTAATTATGATTTGGATAATCATGATGATAGCATGATAACAAtaccatcaaaaaatttattagaatatGATATTGCaagtttattatcaacaattgattgtccaatgattaataaaaaaaataactattatttatctgataattattatgatcaaTTTAgtaaaacagtttttttatcaattcaaaatataacaGATATTGCATTGATAtcgttaaatataaaacttgatgaattaattcaaGATGTAAGATATTTTAATGCTGGACCACATACACGtgctatattatttaataaaaaaaatcatgtattgATGCATAAAAATTTTCCACGTATTGAAATGTTACAAGAACAAccattaaaagtaaatttacgtgatattgaaaatattgatgatgctgatatcgctgaaatgataaataacaatgagggaaataaaaaattgataaataaattggataaaaaaataacaataaaatggaaacatttaaaatatttggatTTAAtaagttgtattattattgatgatgatgctgataataaaacaagatcagttgttaaaaatttattaccattAGATAATGATATGTATCATCATCGTTTGGATTTActaacaaatgataataaaaaaaatttatgtattaatCATGGTACGATAATGAGTCCAATGAATtcagtaatatatttatcaccaTGGTGTTTTAAATCAACGACAGTTGGTGATTTTGAAACATCAATAACATTATCAAATTACATGGCATATATTAAAGATACAACTGAACTTGTTGCTAATCCTGGTTTGTCAACAACAGTTAGACaagaaatatcaatattatcacaaacaatgaatttttttaaacaacgtCATTCAGAAAGTCCTGGTAATATGTTTTTCATACGAAGATATGTAACATCAATTGAAAATggaataattgaattatatcCAGGTGtatcattaaattcaaatttagaTCCAAAAAGAAGATTatggtttaaaaaatcaatagaatatcctggtaaaataatattaactggACCATATATTGATGCTGGTGGTTCTGGTTATGTTGTTACATTAAGTCAAACAATATCTGAAGGACGTCGTGTATCATTGCATACAAATAATGATCCAATTATTgcaatatcatcaattgacATGACAATTGGTTATATGTCACGTTTATTAAATGACATGTTACCATTTTGTAAagaaacaacaattaaatgttttttaatggATGACAGAGGTTATCTTGTTTATCATCCATCATTAATTGAATCTGGTACAACAAAATTTGAACAACAACATATTACACATAAAGAATTACTTGTTGcaaatgatatattaaatcatgatatgtttgttgaaaaaaaaatatgttcaaataatattgatggtaCTATTAAacgttattataaatttaatacatcaattgataatgtattaacaaatataatacatGGTGAACATTGTGTTAAATATCAGCTATCATCTGTACCAGgaacaaatgtatttttagGTATTATCAATGAAACATGTTTTGAAAATGCATTTTGTCCATGTAGTACAATGGATCGTGTttgtttaaattgtaaaagaaTGGAACAAACTGAATGTGAATGTCCATGTGAATGCTctttatataatgataattgtgaaaaaacaatgacaaattataaattagaacCATGTCAAGCACCATATGAACAAGGTATACAATTATCAAATAGCCATATAAATAATGGATATACTAAAACAATTgatgaacaacaacaatcatcatcattttcatcaacaattgataCATGTCCAAAAattgattgtaaattatttgataaagaaGAAGATTGTAATGGTATTATTGGTTGTGTATGGTGTGAATTAGATACTGATGGTGAAACACAATTAAATACACCAGTTTGTACTGATGAATCAATATGTTATCATGGTGTATTGGGTTCATTATTACCAtacaatgatattaattataattcacaATCAATGAATGatataacaaataatgaaTGGTCATCAGTTGGTCCAATTGCTGGTGGTATACttgttgttatattaatatttggtgtaacattattttgttatagATTACACAGTGTACAAACTGATCTTGAACATCAATGTTTACATTTACATGGTTCACCAGATACAATTAGAATGACACATATTGATAATGCAAATAATGGTGGTATTAATGGTGATCAAGAacttattgataatgatagaagtaaaaataatattgataatttattattacatgatAATATACAACCAATATCACCATATCGTGTTACAACAAATTATCGTAGACCAGCTGGTGGTGATAGTGATCATGGTTATTCAACAATGACACCACATGATGATACTGAACAACAATCATTTGCTGAGCCATTATTATTTGTCGGTGATAATAGTGAACCAGAActtggtaaaaaattaattatatcaacacCAGTGCCAACAACAACTTGTTTAGAATCACCACATCATGTGCTTGTTCCAGTAACTGTACATCAAAATATGGAAcccaattattgttaa
- the LOC122857812 gene encoding LOW QUALITY PROTEIN: 26S proteasome non-ATPase regulatory subunit 2 (The sequence of the model RefSeq protein was modified relative to this genomic sequence to represent the inferred CDS: substituted 5 bases at 5 genomic stop codons) produces MPESTKVETKVVKEVKPAKEEEKNDLSEEDKLLQEELDGLVERLQDPDRSQHLQSLESLRSQIRASTTSMTSVPKPLKFMRPHYDTMKKIYDNLDDKLSRELCADILSVLAMAMGEGRECLKYRLIGSTSELGEWGHEYVRHLSGELTAEWDDVSNGDDADKRINELIILVHEIVPYNMAHNAETEACDLLMEIERLDLLEKYVDEGAYQRVCLYLTSNVPYVADPENSTLLRTAWKLYTKFDQYPQALRVAMQLNDLNLINSIFTTCDDLLIRKQLAFMLARQHIFIELPESEIGYDVLNEIMANSHLSNQFLNLARELDIMEPKTPEDVYKSHLENSRPSFSGGQVDSARQNLAASFVNGFVNAGFGNDKLVVHDGNKWLYKNKEHGMISATASLGLVLLWDVDGGLTPIDKYLYASEDYIKSGALLACGIVSNGIKNDCDPALALLSDYALHNNNAVRVGSVLGLGFAYAGTNRDDVLSLLAPVLTDPKSNWEVIGLAGLSLGMVAVGSCNAFVTTTIMQCLMEKTEIELKDTYARFLPLGLALCFLGKQEAAETIIAALEIIPEPFRSMSTTLIEVCAYAGTGNVLKIQHLLHICSEHYEANNEKDEKNDRNNKKDDKKDNQDKVNLIXFIXFIYFIXFVIXLFFFFFNSRKKKKIIKKMIKIQIKKKKTXNINIIIMDTLSKFSHIFGMLMLFVAAMLRQLAQFHAKDPNNLFMVRIAQGLTHLGKGTLTLSPYHSERQLLSPVALAGILATIVGFLDVKNIILGRSHYLLYALAIAMKPRMLVTFDEDLQPLPVPVRVGIAVDVVGQAGKPKTITGFQTHTTPVLLAHGERAELATEEYIPVSPIMESFVILKKNPDFTP; encoded by the exons atgccAGAGAGTACTAAAGTTGAGACCAAAGTGGTCAAAGAAGTGAAGCCTgcaaaagaagaagaaaaaaatgatttg tcCGAAGAGGATAAACTTCTTCAGGAAGAACTTGATGGTTTGGTAGAACGTTTACAAGATCCAGATCGTAGTCAACATTTACAATCACTTGAATCATTGAGATCACAAATACGtgcatcaacaacatcaatgaCAAGTGTACCAAAACCATTGAAATTCATGAGACCCCATTAtgatacaatgaaaaaaatatatgataatcttgatgataaattatcacgtGAATTATGTGCTGATATATTATCTGTATTGGCAATGGCTATGGGTGAAGGACgtgaatgtttaaaatatcGTTTAATTGGTTCAACATCAGAACTTGGTGAATGGGGACATGAATATGTACGTCATTTATCTGGTGAATTAACAGCTGAATGGGATGATGTATCAAATGGTGATGATGCTGATAAAcgtattaatgaattaataatacttgtaCATGAAATAGTACCTTATAATATGGCACATAATGCTGAAACAGAAGCATGTGATTTATTAATGGAAATTGAAAGACttgatttacttgaaaaatatgttgATGAAGGTGCATATCAACGTGTTTGTCTTTATTTAACAAGTAATGTACCATATGTTGCTGATCCAGAAAATAGTACATTATTACGTACAGCATGGAAACTGTATACAAAATTTGATCAATATCCACAAGCATTACGTGTTGCAATgcaattaaatgatttaaatttaataaattcaatatttacaacttgtgatgatttattaatacgTAAACAATTAGCATTTATGCTTGCACGtcaacatatatttattgaattaccaGAATCAGAAATTGGATATGatgtattaaatgaaataatggcAAATTCACATTTGagtaatcaatttttaaatttagcacGTGAACTTGATATTATGGAACCAAAAACACCAGAGGATGTTTATAAATCACATTTAGAAAATTCAAGACCATCATTTAGCGGTGGACAAGTTGATTCAGCACGTCAAAATTTAGCTGCTAGTTTTGTCAATGGTTTTGTTAATGCTGGTTTTGGTAATGATAAATTAGTTGTTCATGATGGTAATAAAtggttatataaaaataaagaacatgGTATGATAAGTGCAACAGCATCACTTGGTCTTGTATTATTATGGGATGTTGATGGTGGTTTAAcaccaattgataaatatttatatgcatCTGAAGATTATATTAAATCAGGTGCATTATTAGCATGTGGTATTGTTAGTAAtggtattaaaaatgattgtgaTCCAGCATTAGCATTATTATCTGATTATgcattacataataataatgctgtTAGAGTTGGTTCTGTACTTGGTCTTGGTTTTGCATATGCTGGTACAAATCGTGATGATGTATTGAGTTTACTTGCACCAGTATTAACTGATCCAAAATCAAATTGGGAAGTTATTGGTCTTGCTGGTTTATCACTTGGTATGGTTGCTGTTGGTTCATGTAATGCATttgtaacaacaacaataatgcaATGTCTTATGGAAAAAACTGAAATTGAACTTAAAGATACATATGCTAGATTTTTACCACTTGGTTTGGCATTATGTTTTTTGGGTAAACAAGAAGCTGCTGAAACAATTATTGCTGCACTTGAAATTATACCAGAACCATTTAGATCAATGTCAACAACACTTATTGAAGTTTGTGCATATGCTGGTACTGgtaatgtattaaaaattcaacatttattaCATATTTGTTCAGAACATTATGAAgctaataatgaaaaagatgaaaaaaatgatcgtaataataaaaaagatgataaaaaagataatcaagacaaggtaaatttaatttaatttatataatttatttattttatttaatttgtaatttaattgttttttttttttttcaattcaaggaaaaagaaaaagataataaaaaagatgataaagatacaaataaaaaagaaaaag ACTTGaaatatcaatatcattattatggatacattatctaaattttcacATATATTTGGTATGCTAATGCTATTCGTTGCTGCAATGTTACGTCAATTAGCACAATTTCATGCTAAAGatccaaataatttattcatggtTAGAATTGCACAAGGTTTAACACATCTTGGTAAAGGTACACTTACATTATCACCATATCACAGTGAGAGACAATTATTAAGTCCAGTTGCACTTGCTGGTATATTAGCAACAATTGTTGGTTTtcttgatgttaaaaata ttATTCTTGGAAGATCACATTATCTTCTGTACGCATTGGCAATAGCAATGAAACCAAGAATGTTGGTTACATTTGATGAAGATTTACAACCATTACCAGTACCAGTTAGAGTTGGTATtgctgttgatgttgttggtcAAGCTGGTAAACCCAAAACAATAACTGGCTTTCAAACTCACACAACACCTGTTCTTCTTGCTCATGGTGAACGTGCTGAACTTGCTACTGAGGAATACATACCAGTCTCTCCCATCATGGAAAGTTTTGttatactcaaaaaaaatccaGACTTCACtccttaa